The genomic stretch CTTTGCTCCAGTGccaatgtccacacacacacatactgcacatgcATAAGTCCTCACCAGTAAGTCCTGGTGGACATTCACAGTAGAATGAAGCAACTCTGTCATGGCAAGATGATCCCACGGCACAAGCTGCAGTTGCGCAATCATCAATGTTCTCACTGCAGTCCTCTCCAGTCCAGCCATTTGCACATTCACAGTGACTCCCTGACTCTGTTCTTACACACTGTCCCCCATTTTTGCACCAAGCAAAGCAGTCCTTCTCTGTGCAGTTCTGACCTAGAAACGAAGAGGAGTTCTTTAGCCTTGTCCATGTGCAACATGATGAGGAGGGAAACCGAATCTACTCCACAATCAGACTTCAAACAGTGTCCCAGCTGTTCTTACTTTGTCCTCAGCTAATGAATggtgaaaagtgaaaagtgtAAGTGAAAAAGACAACCACAAACATTAAGATATGTTGTAAAACAGTACATGCAATACATGTATGTTCAGGtttacaatatactgtatatatgtactgtatatgactaCAGACAACATTCTCACACTGAggaccagcagagagagagacagagagagagagagagaaagagagagagagagagagagagagagagagagagagagagagagagagagagagagagagagagagagagcttccatTCACTGTAAACATCACTGAGTTGTAATTGACAGGTTATAGCTTCATCTAAATAGGCATTCAGGATCTTGGTAGAAATATTTCAAACATGGCACTAGTTATTTTGCAATCGCTAAATAATATCTAATATAGGGCTTGAATCATCAaactacacaacaacaacatacaaacatagATTCAAATAACAAAGACACAAATCTATACACATCTTTTTCTTGAGGTTCCAGCATGGCCTATTTTTTCTTCTAGATATCAACAATCTACATTTGACTACTTTCTAGCCATGAAATGATGTTTGACAGAACTACATCATGGCTTTCTACTCTAAGTTTCTAGTACTCTCTGACATGTCTAAATAAGGAGGAAAGACCAAATGACTGCTACATGTTAAGTTGGCTAAAGTAAAAATGAAAGTTGGGTTGAGGAATCTAACCCAGGCCAATGTAAGATGGTGACGTTAACACTGCTTCACCACATATGCTTACAAACGTATACAACATGTACAAACCTGGATGACAAACACATGTGTATTTTCCAATCTGGTCAAGGCATGTTGCTCCGTTTGGACAGGGATTGGATAAACACTCGTTAATGTCTAACTCACAGCGTGAGCGCGTGTAACCAACTGGGCACTGGCAGGAGAAGGACCCAACAGTGTTGATGCAGCGCCCTCCATGCTCACATGGGTTATGATGGTCTGAAAATTCAAATCAAGTGTAAATTGCATACTGTAATTTTCCAATTATTGCCCGTGGCTTTTTTACAGTaagttgcataaaacactgtactgcttatgcacaatgcgactaatacacaggaaatggctGTAGCCAGTGTCTCTTACTTACCGCACTCATCTACGTCTATGTTGCAGTGGGGACCCACATATCCTGCATGACAATTGCAAACGGCCTCCCCATTTATTGGGTTGGTGAGGCAATGGCTACTTTGTGGACATGGATTGGTTATGCAGGAATCAATTATATGACACAACAGACCTGTAAAGACATAACACAGAAACTAGCATAGCATTTAACATGTGTACATTTCCAGTAATTTAATAGCATGTTATTTCTAAGAATACCCTCTAGTTAAACAACAACCCCCTCTTTCTTGTTAAATACACTCTCCACCtaaaaacacttttaaaaatgaattgacatCATTGATTGCCCCTATCATTTGTTCATGATTTGTTTGATTTTACTGTTGTCAAAGACATTTGTATTATGGTAAAACTCTTCAGATTGGCAGGCAGTTGTTTCTGAATTGACCGAGCAAACTGCATTGGCAatgtccacatactgtacatactgcacATGCATACAATAAGTCCTCACCAGTGCGTCCTGGTGGACATTCACAGATGTACGAAGCAACTCTGTCATGGCAAGTTGATCCGTGTGCAGAAGCTGCAGTTACACAGTCATCAATGTTCTCACTGCAGTCCTTTCCAGTCCAGCCTGTATCCAATGTAAGGCTTGAATCATCAAACTACTGTACACAACAACATGCAAATATAgatacaaataaatataaacaatatacaaatagagagaaagagagtgaagtaGGATATGACCATTCAAGATTCTATTTACACTAAATGAGCTGGATATGCATATGCAGCATTACCTGATTTGCAGACACAATGGTATCCTCCAGTCATATTATAGCAGGATGCATTGTTTTTGCAGGGGTTTGATTTACACCTATTCAACTCCAGTTCACAGTGGGATCCCATATAACCAGTGGGCACTTGCACATGTAGGAGCCCAAAGTGTTGATGCAGAGCCCATGCTTGCAAGGGCTGGAGCCTGAAACACAACTCACACTCCTAACTGACCTACACGCTGATAAAATGAACTCTGTATTTTGCAATGGTTCATTCAAATCGGTAATCACAAACCTTCCTACCGTGTCTATAAAAGTATTCACTCCCCCTCGGATATTTCCACTTTTGCTGCTTTTATAATCTTGATACATTTAAATGgccctttttttttacaattatttagAAATATCCCCTCTTTGATTTCAAAGTGAAACCAGATTTCTATAAAGTAATgttaattaataataaaaactaattgaaaaaaaaaaaataaaaaaaaataatgcacaATAAGCGATTGCATAAATATTCACCCCCTTCAAGTCAGCATTGAGTAAACACACATTTGCCCACAATTAAAGCTTAGAGTCTGCGTGGGTAGGTCTCAATTAGGCTTGCACATTTGGATACTCCATTTGCAAAACTGATCAAGCTCTGCCAGGTTGGAAGGGGATtgggtgtgaacagccctttttAAGTCCAGGCACAGATTTTGAGGTCTAGGCTTTGACCCGGCCACTCCAGAACATTCACTGTGTTGTCTTTAAACTATTTCTGTATAGTTTTCGCTGTTGGTTTTGGCTTATTGTCTTGCTGGAGAGCAAGGGTATTTTCAGACCTAGTTCGGTTATTTAGTTTGCTGCAAGCAATACATTGGTATTGGTACAAATTTGGGTCCGGTTCGGTTCCTCACACACTTTCCAAACTGTTTCTATAGTCAGACCAAACTGCGTGGAAGTTGAGCAGACAGCGCCCTCAAGTGTTTCTTCTGGCTATTTCAAGCCAGACAGTTTTGCGATCTTGGCTCATTGTTTGCCTTGCATTTATGACTTTTGGCAaattgtggagttttgagtTGTGACTGCAGCTAGAAAATAATCTGATTTACTCAGCCGAACATACATGTGTGAAGCATTATTTGTATCTCCTGAGGCAGCATGTTATAGAAATAAACCAAAAACAGTGCGTCATGGTCATAGACCACATTGTGACTCTCACAGCGGGTTCTTGTTTCGTTGCGTCTCTCACCTGCTGAGCACTCATTGATGTCCTGGTCACATGCACTGCCTTGGTATCCTTGAGCACAAGCGCAGGAGCTCTTAGAATCTGCAGAGGCTTCAACACAGATTTGACCTTCTGGACACGTTTTAAGCCCACAGTCATCCGAGGGCATCTCTGGTGTGGGAAGACATTCACATAAGAATATGGAGCACGTCACCATTGGTTGAAGGAAGTAGTAATATCAGTAGTAAATCTTCTCAGCTTCCACATTACATGTATATCAGGATGTAGTATTTATACATATCATGACAGTAGTAACTGCTGTCAAGCTTTGCTTGTggtcatacagtatgcagctCATCTGACTGGTAGTCAGTTAGGTGTTGGGTGTATTGTTAATGCTGTTGAGTAGGATTATACATCTGCTTTTGCTTAATACATTGTCTGTCTACACAAACATGTATAGTCAGTCAACAGTAAAACATGTAACAGTGTTTTAATAGCATTATATTGTTACCTGTGCAACAGGTGGATTGGAGGTGTATGATGAGGGAAACAAGTAAGAATGTTTTTGATTTGAATGGCTTGGTCATGGTCATCACGTTCTCCATCTAAATATGGCAAATTAGACC from Sardina pilchardus chromosome 7, fSarPil1.1, whole genome shotgun sequence encodes the following:
- the LOC134088119 gene encoding neurogenic locus notch homolog protein 1-like; the encoded protein is MENVMTMTKPFKSKTFLLVSLIIHLQSTCCTEMPSDDCGLKTCPEGQICVEASADSKSSCACAQGYQGSACDQDINECSAGWTGKDCSENIDDCVTAASAHGSTCHDRVASYICECPPGRTGLLCHIIDSCITNPCPQSSHCLTNPINGEAVCNCHAGYVGPHCNIDVDECDHHNPCEHGGRCINTVGSFSCQCPVGYTRSRCELDINECLSNPCPNGATCLDQIGKYTCVCHPGQNCTEKDCFAWCKNGGQCVRTESGSHCECANGWTGEDCSENIDDCATAACAVGSSCHDRVASFYCECPPGLTGLLCHLDDACITNPCPQGRNCDTNPINGKAICTCPAGYVGPHCSMEIDECIL